The Micromonospora sp. NBC_00421 DNA window GCCGTCCCCGGTCATCGCGACCAGCCGACCACCCTCCTGCTCCCGGCGGATCAGGGCGAGCTTGTCCTCCGGGGTCGCCTCGGCGAGGAAGTCGTCCACCCCGGCCTCGTCGGCGATCGCCTTCGCGGTACGCGGGTTGTCACCGGTGACCATCACCGTCCGGATGCCCATCCGGCGCAGCTCGGCGAACCGCTCCCGCATCCCGGCCTTCACCACGTCCTTGAGATGGATGACGCCGAGCGCGCGGGCCGGCTCCCCGTCGACGTGTTCGGCCACCACCAACGGGGTGCCACCGAGCCCGCTGATCTCGTCGACCACCTGGCCGACCTGCTCGTCGGGGTGGCCGCCGTGCTCCCGTACCCAGGTCAGCACCGCCGTCGCCGCACCCTTGCGGACCCGGCGGGGCGGTGCGGCCCGCGGGGTCAGGTCGACGCCGCTCATCCGGGTCTGGGCGGTGAACGGCACGAAGACGGCGTACGGCAGCAGCCCTGGCTCCTCCGCGCGCAGGTCGAACTCCCGCGTGGCCAGCACGACCACCGACCGACCCTCGGGGGTCTCGTCGGCGAGGCTGGACAGCTGCGCGGCGGCGGCCAGGTCGGCGGCGGTGACCCCCTCGGCCGGCAGGAACGCGGCGGCCTGCCGGTTGCCCAGGGTGATCGTGCCGGTCTTGTCCAGCAGCAGCGTGTCGACGTCCCCCGCCGCCTCCACCGCCCGACCGCTCATCGCCAGCACGTTGCGCTGCACGAGCCGGTCCATGCCGGCGATGCCGATCGCCGACAGCAGCGCCCCGATGGTGGTCGGGATCAGGCAGACCAGCAGGGACACCAGCACCACCCCCGTCACCCCGTCGTCGGTGACCGCCCCGGTGTCGGGCGCGGCGGTCTGCCAACCCTTGGCGAAGATCGCCAACGGTTGGAGGGTGACCACGGCCAGCAGGAAGATCAGGGTGAGCGCGGCGAGCAGGATGTTCAACGCGATCTCGTTCGGGGTCTTCTGCCGGTCGGCCCCCTCGACCAGGGCGATCATCCGGTCGATGAAGCTCTCCCCCGGCCGCTGGGTGATCCGCACGACGATCCGGTCGGAGAGCACCCGGGTGCCGCCGGTGACGGCGCTGCGGTCACCGCCGGACTCCCGGATCACCGGCGCGGACTCACCGGTGATCGCGGACTCGTCGACGCTGGCGATGCCCTCGACGACGTCACCGTCGCCGGGAATGGTCCCGCCGGCCGCGACCAGGACGACATCCCCCTGCCTGAGTTCCGGCGCGGGCACCGCCTCGTCGGTGTAGGCGTTGGCGGGAGCGCCCGGGGCCCAGCCGACCAGGCGGGTGGCGATGGTGTCCCGCTTGGCCTGCCGCAGCGAGGCGGCCTGCGCCCGGCCCCGGCCCTCGGCGACCGCCTCGGCGAGGTTGGCGAAGAGCACGGTGAGCCAGAGCCAACCGGTGATCGCCCAGCCGAACACCGACGGGTCGGCCACCGCCAGGACGGTGGTGAAGACCGCGCCGATCTCCACGATCAGCAGCACCGGGTTGCGCCACACGGTGCGCGGGTCGAGCTTGCGCACCGCGTCGGGCAGGGAGCGGACCACCTGTCGGGGGTCCAGCAGGCCGCCACCGGCCCGGCCGCCGGTCGGTGCCCGGCCGGCGGGTGGGTCGGCCGGTCCCGGGGCGTCGGGTGGGCCGGCCTGTCCCCGGGCGTCGGGTGGGCCGGCAACCGGCGGCCGGTCGCCGCCGGGTGCCACGGACGGGACGGTCATGTCGTTCTTCCCCATGGTGGTCACCGCCCTTCGGCCAGCGGGCCGAGGGCGAGCGCGGGCAGGAAGGTGAGCGCCACCAGGATCACCGTGACGCCGACGACCAGCCCGACGAAGAGCGGGCGGTGGGTCGGCAGGGTGCCCTCGGAGGCGGGGGTGGGTGCCTGCCGGGCGAGCGAGCCGCCCAACGCGAGCACCAGGATGATCGGCAGGAACCGGCCGAGCAGCATGCACAACCCGAGCGCGGTGTTCCACCACGGGGTGTCCACGGTGATCCCGGCGAACGCCGAGCCGTTGTTGTTGCTCGCCGAGGTGAACGCGTAGAGCACCTCGGACAGGCCGTGCGGGCCGACGTTCAACGTGGTCGAGTCGTTGCCGGTGGCGAAGGCGGCGGCCGTGCCGATCAGCACCAGGGCCGGGGTGACCAGGAAGTACAGCGAGGCGAAGGTGATCTCGCGGGAACCGATCTTCTTACCCAGGTACTCCGGGGTCCGGCCGACCATCAGACCGGCGACGAACACCGTGATCACCGCGAGGACCAGCAGCCCGTACAGGCCCGCGCCGACGCCGCCGGGGGCGACCTCACCGAGCATCATGTTGCCCAGCGTCATCATCCCGCCCAGCGCGGTGTACGAGTCGTGGGCCGAGTTCACCGCGCCGGTGGAGGTCAGCGTGGTGACCGCCCCGAAGGTCGCCGAGTTCGACACGTCGAAGCGGACCTCCTTGCCCTCCAGCGCCGCGCCGACGGCCTGCGGCACGGTGCCCTGCCCCGCCAGCTCGAACACGTTGGTGAGGGTGACGCTGCCGAGCGCCAGGACGGCCATCACCGCGACGATCGCGTAGCCCTGCCGGTGCTGGCCGACCATCCGGCCGAACACCCGGGGCAGGCTGAACGGGATCAGCAGGATCAGGAACAGCTCGACCCAGTTCGTCCAGGCCGTCGGGTTCTCGAACGGGTGGGCGCTGTTGGCGTTGTAGAAACCACCGCCGTTGGTGCCCAACTCCTTGATCACCTCCTGGCTGGCCACCGGCCCACCGGTGACGGTCTGACCGCCGCCGGTCAGGGTGGTCACGTCGGTGCCGGCGGAGAGGTTCTGCACCACGCCGCCGAGCATCAGCACGAGCGCGCCGAGCACCGCCACCGGCAGCAGCACCCGCAGCGTGATCCGGACCAGGTCCACCCAGAAGTTGCCCAGTTCGCCGGTACGGCTGCGGGCGAACCCCCGGACCAGTGCCACCGCCACGGCGATGCCCACCGCGGCGGAGAGGAAGTTCTGCACCGCCAGCCCGGCCATCTGCACCAGGTGCCCCATGGTCGACTCGCCCGCGTACCACTGCCAGTTCGTGTTGGTCACGAACGACACGGCGGTGTTCCAGGCGCCGTGCGGGACCACCGGGCCGGAGCCCAGCGACAGCCACAGGTGGTCCTGCCACCGCTGGAGGGCATAGAGGAACAGCACCGAGACGGCGGAGAAGGCCAGCAGGCTGCGGGCGTACACGCCCCACGGCTGCTCGGCGGCCGGATTCACCCCGACCAGCCGGAACACCCCGCGCTCGACCCGGGAATGCCGGGTGCCGGCGACCACCCGGTACAGGTGGTCGCCGAACAGCCGGTACGCGGCGGCCAGCGCCACCACCAGGGACAGGACGAAGATGACGCCGGTCGTGGTCGTGGTCATCAGAAGCGCTCCGGGAACAGCAGCGCGACGACCATGAACACACCCAGACCGATCGCCAGCACCAGGCCGACGGCGTTGACGGCGTTCACCGCTTCTCCACGCCCCTCACCACGAGGGCGAGCGCCGCGAACAGCACCACCGTCACCAGAACGAACACCACGTCAGCCACGCGGACTCCCCCAACCGGACCGGTACGCCGTGACCGCCTCCCGGCCACGCCGGGGCAATCACAACGCGCTGTCGTCCGATGGGCAGGGTCCATAACGCGACCGTGACGGGCGGCCAGGGTTTCTTGACGCGTTCTTCACGCCGGCCAACGGGTCGGTGACGGTGGTCACCACGGTGTCGGCCCCGTCCCGTTCCGGGGGCGACCGGGTCAGCGGCGGATGGCCCGCCGGATCGACTCGGGCACCCGACGGGCCACCGCCCGGCGCAGCCGGAAGCGCAGGCTGTCCAGGTGCGGCACGACGACCGGGCGGGCACCGTCGGCCGCGCAGCGGAAGGCCACCGGGAGTACGGCGTCCTCGGTCCACCCGCAGCAGGTGACCCGGGCCTTCAGATCCCAGGTGCCCCGGCTCCGGCCTCCGTTGAGCGCGCCGACGTCGAGTCGG harbors:
- the kdpF gene encoding K(+)-transporting ATPase subunit F — protein: MNAVNAVGLVLAIGLGVFMVVALLFPERF
- the kdpB gene encoding potassium-transporting ATPase subunit KdpB; protein product: MTVPSVAPGGDRPPVAGPPDARGQAGPPDAPGPADPPAGRAPTGGRAGGGLLDPRQVVRSLPDAVRKLDPRTVWRNPVLLIVEIGAVFTTVLAVADPSVFGWAITGWLWLTVLFANLAEAVAEGRGRAQAASLRQAKRDTIATRLVGWAPGAPANAYTDEAVPAPELRQGDVVLVAAGGTIPGDGDVVEGIASVDESAITGESAPVIRESGGDRSAVTGGTRVLSDRIVVRITQRPGESFIDRMIALVEGADRQKTPNEIALNILLAALTLIFLLAVVTLQPLAIFAKGWQTAAPDTGAVTDDGVTGVVLVSLLVCLIPTTIGALLSAIGIAGMDRLVQRNVLAMSGRAVEAAGDVDTLLLDKTGTITLGNRQAAAFLPAEGVTAADLAAAAQLSSLADETPEGRSVVVLATREFDLRAEEPGLLPYAVFVPFTAQTRMSGVDLTPRAAPPRRVRKGAATAVLTWVREHGGHPDEQVGQVVDEISGLGGTPLVVAEHVDGEPARALGVIHLKDVVKAGMRERFAELRRMGIRTVMVTGDNPRTAKAIADEAGVDDFLAEATPEDKLALIRREQEGGRLVAMTGDGTNDAPALAQADVGVAMNTGTSAAKEAGNMVDLDSDPTKLIEIVQIGKQLLITRGALTTFSIANDVAKYFAIIPAMFAGIYPGLDRFNVMRLGSPESAILAAVIFNALVIIALVPLALRGVRYRPAAASALLGRNLLVYGLGGIVAPFVGIKLIDLLIQFVPGVS
- the kdpA gene encoding potassium-transporting ATPase subunit KdpA translates to MTTTTTGVIFVLSLVVALAAAYRLFGDHLYRVVAGTRHSRVERGVFRLVGVNPAAEQPWGVYARSLLAFSAVSVLFLYALQRWQDHLWLSLGSGPVVPHGAWNTAVSFVTNTNWQWYAGESTMGHLVQMAGLAVQNFLSAAVGIAVAVALVRGFARSRTGELGNFWVDLVRITLRVLLPVAVLGALVLMLGGVVQNLSAGTDVTTLTGGGQTVTGGPVASQEVIKELGTNGGGFYNANSAHPFENPTAWTNWVELFLILLIPFSLPRVFGRMVGQHRQGYAIVAVMAVLALGSVTLTNVFELAGQGTVPQAVGAALEGKEVRFDVSNSATFGAVTTLTSTGAVNSAHDSYTALGGMMTLGNMMLGEVAPGGVGAGLYGLLVLAVITVFVAGLMVGRTPEYLGKKIGSREITFASLYFLVTPALVLIGTAAAFATGNDSTTLNVGPHGLSEVLYAFTSASNNNGSAFAGITVDTPWWNTALGLCMLLGRFLPIILVLALGGSLARQAPTPASEGTLPTHRPLFVGLVVGVTVILVALTFLPALALGPLAEGR